One stretch of Tachysurus fulvidraco isolate hzauxx_2018 chromosome 12, HZAU_PFXX_2.0, whole genome shotgun sequence DNA includes these proteins:
- the numb gene encoding protein numb homolog isoform X1 produces MNKLRQSFRRKKDVYVPESSRPHQWQTDEEAVRSGKCSFQVKYLGHVEVEESRGMHICEDAVKRLKTDRKFFKGFFTKAGKKAVRAVLWVSADGLRVVDDKTKDLILDQTIEKVSFCAPDRNFERAFSYICRDGTTRRWICHCFMAIKDSGERLSHAVGCAFAACLERKQKREKECGVTATFDANRTTFTREGSFRVTTATEQAEREEVMRQLQDAKKDSETAGGTAGITANPAAVSSPSSSPPQPMATLGPQEPNPHAIPRRHAPVDVLARQGSFRGFPALSQKTSPFKRQMSLRMNDLPSTMQRKSDFPIKNPVAEVEGEGDSISSLCTQITSAFSGPTEDPFSLVPMPKPASSPQSPAAQGSVPVSVAVVNGSGPTFPPPPVITTSATAVVIPPTLPPPLPARETNPWAKVSTAPPAPAHPGGDWPSPTPAAIAPLAAVSASHKRTPSEADRWLEEVSKSVGVQPSVARTATPPIQQPFPTPMPVPVAPVAFIPAMPSAVPTLPPHQPSFHSQAPASYPMSNGLPYVQPSVTVVGITPSQMVANVFGSATHTQPVPVPVPIPQTQLQSSPFSTPPLPHLDPRGVSGPFGKPPAPPRANPSAFQPPNGSATLNGTDSWSAPPMAAEQKADAFEAQWAALENRSRQRTNPSPTNPFSSELHKTFEIQL; encoded by the exons TATCTAGGCCATGTGGAGGTGGAAGAGTCTCGTGGCATGCATATCTGTGAAGATGCAGTGAAGAGGCTAAAAACG GACAGAAAGTTCTTCAAGGGCTTCTTTACCAAA GCAGGGAAGAAAGCGGTCAGGGCTGTGTTGTGGGTATCTGCTGATGGCCTGAGGGTCGTTGATGACAAGACCAAG GATCTGATCCTTGACCAGACAATAGAGAAAGTTTCGTTTTGTGCTCCTGACCGAAACTTCGAAAGGGCCTTCTCTTACATCTGCAGAGATGGTACTACTCGGCGCTGGATCTGCCACTGCTTCATGGCCATCAAAGATTCA GGTGAGCGACTGAGCCATGCAGTCGGCTGTGCATTCGCAGCATGCCTGGAGCGAAAACAGAAGCGAGAGAAGGAATGCGGGGTCACGGCCACTTTCGACGCCAACCGCACCACGTTTACACGGGAAGGCTCCTTCCGCGTTACCACAGCAACAGAACAGGCTGAACGGGAGGAAGTCATGCGGCAATTACAAGATGCCAAGAAAG ACTCTGAGACTGCCGGAGGAACCGCAGGTATCACAGCGAACCCAGCTGCTGTCTCATCTCCCTCGTCATCCCCCCCTCAGCCCATGGCTACACTGGGACCTCAGGAACCCAATCCCCATGCGATCCCTCGCCGGCATGCCCCTGTTGATGTGCTAGCACGCCAAGGCTCATTCCGCGGCTTCCCAGCTCTCAGCCAGAAGACATCGCCTTTCAAACGGCAGATGTCTCTGCGCATGAATGACTTGCCCTCCACCATGCAGCGCAAATCCGACTTCCCGATCAAAAACCCAG TGGCAGAGGTAGAAGGTGAAGGAGATAGCATCAGCTCCCTGTGCACTCAGATCACATCAGCATTCAGTGGCCCCACAGAGGACCCCTTCTCCTTGGTTCCCATGCCCAAACCTGCCTCCTCCCCACAATCCCCTGCTGCACAAG GTTCAGTTCCCGTGTCTGTTGCTGTAGTGAACGGCTCTGGCCCTACCTTCCCACCTCCTCCTGTCATCACAACCTCTGCCACTGCTGTCGTTATCCCTCCCACTCTGCCACCACCTCTACCTGCCAGAGAGACTAACCCCTGGGCCAAGGTCTCCACTGCACCACCAGCTCCAGCACATCCTG GAGGTGACTGGCCCAGTCCTACCCCTGCAGCAATAGCTCCACTTGCAGCAGTCAGTGCCTCCCATAAGCGTACACCATCCGAGGCAGACCGCTGGTTGGAAGAGGTGTCCAAGTCTGTAGGAGTGCAGCCATCTGTAGCCAGAACAGCTACTCCTCCCATTCAGCAGCCCTTCCCCACACCCATGCCTGTCCCTGTGGCCCCAGTGGCCTTCATTCCTGCCATGCCCTCTGCAGTGCCCACCTTACCTCCACACCAGCCTTCGTTCCATTCTCAAGCACCAGCTTCTTACCCAATGTCCAACGGGCTCCCCTACGTCCAGCCTAGTGTAACAGTAGTGGGCATTACACCTTCTCAGATGGTGGCCAACGTGTTTGGTTCTGCTACGCACACCCAGCCGGTACCGGTTCCTGTGCCCATTCCCCAAACACAGTTGCAGTCTTCGCCGTTTTCTACTCCGCCTTTGCCACATTTGGATCCCAGGGGAGTTAGCGGACCCTTTGGCAAACCTCCTGCACCCCCTCGGGCAAATCCCTCAGCATTTCAGCCCCCTAACGGAAGCGCTACATTAAATGGCACTGATAGCTGGTCTGCACCCCCTATGGCAGCAGAGCAAAAAGCTGATGCTTTTGAGGCTCAGTGGGCAGCGCTAGAAAACCGCTCACGCCAACGCACCAACCCCTCCCCTACAAACCCTTTTTCCAGTGAGCTTCACAAGACCTTCGAGATCCAACTGTAA
- the numb gene encoding protein numb homolog isoform X2 yields the protein MNKLRQSFRRKKDVYVPESSRPHQWQTDEEAVRSGKCSFQVKYLGHVEVEESRGMHICEDAVKRLKTAGKKAVRAVLWVSADGLRVVDDKTKDLILDQTIEKVSFCAPDRNFERAFSYICRDGTTRRWICHCFMAIKDSGERLSHAVGCAFAACLERKQKREKECGVTATFDANRTTFTREGSFRVTTATEQAEREEVMRQLQDAKKDSETAGGTAGITANPAAVSSPSSSPPQPMATLGPQEPNPHAIPRRHAPVDVLARQGSFRGFPALSQKTSPFKRQMSLRMNDLPSTMQRKSDFPIKNPVAEVEGEGDSISSLCTQITSAFSGPTEDPFSLVPMPKPASSPQSPAAQGSVPVSVAVVNGSGPTFPPPPVITTSATAVVIPPTLPPPLPARETNPWAKVSTAPPAPAHPGGDWPSPTPAAIAPLAAVSASHKRTPSEADRWLEEVSKSVGVQPSVARTATPPIQQPFPTPMPVPVAPVAFIPAMPSAVPTLPPHQPSFHSQAPASYPMSNGLPYVQPSVTVVGITPSQMVANVFGSATHTQPVPVPVPIPQTQLQSSPFSTPPLPHLDPRGVSGPFGKPPAPPRANPSAFQPPNGSATLNGTDSWSAPPMAAEQKADAFEAQWAALENRSRQRTNPSPTNPFSSELHKTFEIQL from the exons TATCTAGGCCATGTGGAGGTGGAAGAGTCTCGTGGCATGCATATCTGTGAAGATGCAGTGAAGAGGCTAAAAACG GCAGGGAAGAAAGCGGTCAGGGCTGTGTTGTGGGTATCTGCTGATGGCCTGAGGGTCGTTGATGACAAGACCAAG GATCTGATCCTTGACCAGACAATAGAGAAAGTTTCGTTTTGTGCTCCTGACCGAAACTTCGAAAGGGCCTTCTCTTACATCTGCAGAGATGGTACTACTCGGCGCTGGATCTGCCACTGCTTCATGGCCATCAAAGATTCA GGTGAGCGACTGAGCCATGCAGTCGGCTGTGCATTCGCAGCATGCCTGGAGCGAAAACAGAAGCGAGAGAAGGAATGCGGGGTCACGGCCACTTTCGACGCCAACCGCACCACGTTTACACGGGAAGGCTCCTTCCGCGTTACCACAGCAACAGAACAGGCTGAACGGGAGGAAGTCATGCGGCAATTACAAGATGCCAAGAAAG ACTCTGAGACTGCCGGAGGAACCGCAGGTATCACAGCGAACCCAGCTGCTGTCTCATCTCCCTCGTCATCCCCCCCTCAGCCCATGGCTACACTGGGACCTCAGGAACCCAATCCCCATGCGATCCCTCGCCGGCATGCCCCTGTTGATGTGCTAGCACGCCAAGGCTCATTCCGCGGCTTCCCAGCTCTCAGCCAGAAGACATCGCCTTTCAAACGGCAGATGTCTCTGCGCATGAATGACTTGCCCTCCACCATGCAGCGCAAATCCGACTTCCCGATCAAAAACCCAG TGGCAGAGGTAGAAGGTGAAGGAGATAGCATCAGCTCCCTGTGCACTCAGATCACATCAGCATTCAGTGGCCCCACAGAGGACCCCTTCTCCTTGGTTCCCATGCCCAAACCTGCCTCCTCCCCACAATCCCCTGCTGCACAAG GTTCAGTTCCCGTGTCTGTTGCTGTAGTGAACGGCTCTGGCCCTACCTTCCCACCTCCTCCTGTCATCACAACCTCTGCCACTGCTGTCGTTATCCCTCCCACTCTGCCACCACCTCTACCTGCCAGAGAGACTAACCCCTGGGCCAAGGTCTCCACTGCACCACCAGCTCCAGCACATCCTG GAGGTGACTGGCCCAGTCCTACCCCTGCAGCAATAGCTCCACTTGCAGCAGTCAGTGCCTCCCATAAGCGTACACCATCCGAGGCAGACCGCTGGTTGGAAGAGGTGTCCAAGTCTGTAGGAGTGCAGCCATCTGTAGCCAGAACAGCTACTCCTCCCATTCAGCAGCCCTTCCCCACACCCATGCCTGTCCCTGTGGCCCCAGTGGCCTTCATTCCTGCCATGCCCTCTGCAGTGCCCACCTTACCTCCACACCAGCCTTCGTTCCATTCTCAAGCACCAGCTTCTTACCCAATGTCCAACGGGCTCCCCTACGTCCAGCCTAGTGTAACAGTAGTGGGCATTACACCTTCTCAGATGGTGGCCAACGTGTTTGGTTCTGCTACGCACACCCAGCCGGTACCGGTTCCTGTGCCCATTCCCCAAACACAGTTGCAGTCTTCGCCGTTTTCTACTCCGCCTTTGCCACATTTGGATCCCAGGGGAGTTAGCGGACCCTTTGGCAAACCTCCTGCACCCCCTCGGGCAAATCCCTCAGCATTTCAGCCCCCTAACGGAAGCGCTACATTAAATGGCACTGATAGCTGGTCTGCACCCCCTATGGCAGCAGAGCAAAAAGCTGATGCTTTTGAGGCTCAGTGGGCAGCGCTAGAAAACCGCTCACGCCAACGCACCAACCCCTCCCCTACAAACCCTTTTTCCAGTGAGCTTCACAAGACCTTCGAGATCCAACTGTAA
- the exd2 gene encoding exonuclease 3'-5' domain-containing protein 2 isoform X2 — protein sequence MLVRVLRFVCYYTSYSASSSSGEALSCNAHGAAAHYEMSRQSTFTAAVATLLGATLGGLFLWRSIYAQKRKALKVPKDTRQLPVERLGPLELSSTAVHHSQDLTPLSLPQTPKCVPVPSIEKLLEVPAVVVSSTDEFEKHWPLFQKDLAVFPVLGLDCEWVSIKGKACAVSLLQMATYSGRCMLVRLLPFRDTQLPLPNGLVQVLRDARVLKVGVGCYEDGKRLASDHGLALVCTVDLRYLALRQRNAVLNNGLSLKSLAADLLNVSLDKSLELRCSNWEAENLSWEQMSYAARDAQISVSLFLYLLGLYSEPCLLSENETDFSKLAGHCQGLVDVPFKWRSEGDEGERRRRCRRSTVDSPESGDQQVPDPRRNKRKPLGFGYSARKSPLYDNCFLHAPDGQPLCTCDKKKAKWYLDKGIGELVSEEPFIVRLLFEPSGRPDSQKDYYLTAKENLCVVCGKAESYIRKNIVPHEYRRHFPTEMKDHNSHDILLLCTSCHAASNVYDGFLKQQLADEFSAPQGCEEGVKMLEDSDRRRVRSAARALLSANDSMPATRREELLSVVHAYFSNEGDEEEDDSLTEGRLHTAANLETRIFNESYVPHGLKVVQVYAERGLRGLIELERRWRQHFLSSMQPKFLPPLWSVNHNHEKYLRKYGENLLVTLT from the exons ATGCTAGTCCGTGTTCTACGGTTTGTCTGTTATTACACCAGTTATAGCGCAAGTAGTTCAAGTGGAGAAGCGCTGAGCTGTAACGCACAC GGAGCTGCTGCACATTACGAGATGTCCAGACAGAGCACTTTCACTGCAGCAGTGGCAACCTTGTTAGGAGCCACTCTTGGAGGACTGTTCCTGTGGCGTAGTATATATGCACAAAAGAGAAAAGCTCTCAAAGTCCCAAAGGACACTCGTCAGTTGCCTGTGGAGCGCCTCGGACCTCTGGAATTGAGCAGCACTGCTGTTCACCATTCACAAGACCTCACACCACTATCACTACCACAGACTCCAAAATGTGTGCCAGTTCCATCCATTGAGAAGTTATTGGAGGTTCCAGCGGTCGTGGTGAGCTCAACAGATGAGTTTGAAAAACACTGGCCTTTGTTCCAGAAGGATCTGGCTGTCTTCCCTGTGCTGGGTTTGGACTGTGAATGG GTGTCCATCAAAGGCAAAGCATGTGCCGTGTCTTTGCTCCAGATGGCTACGTACTCAGGCCGCTGTATGCTGGTAAGATTGCTGCCTTTTCGTGACACCCAGCTGCCTCTTCCTAATGGTTTGGTACAGGTGCTGAGAGACGCTCGTGTGCTAAAGGTGGGCGTTGGCTGCTATGAAGATGGCAAGCGCCTGGCCAGTGACCACGGCCTGGCCCTTGTTTGCACAGTGGACTTGCGCTACTTGGCACTTAGACAAAG GAATGCAGTGCTGAATAATGGGCTGAGTTTAAAGTCCCTGGCTGCAGACCTGCTTAATGTCTCTCTGGATAAATCTCTGGAGCTGCGCTGTAGTAACTGGGAAGCTGAAAACCTGAGTTGGGAGCAG ATGTCGTATGCAGCTCGTGATGCCCAGATTTcagtctctctgtttctctaccTGTTGGGACTCTACTCTGAGCCATGCCTGCTGAGTGAGAATGAGACAGACTTCTCAAAGCTGGCTGGTCACTGCCAGGGCCTGGTGGATGTGCCCTTTAAGTGGCGCAGTGAAGGGGACGAGGGGGAACGTAGACGCCGGTGTCGCAGATCTACTGTCGATAGTCCTGAGTCTGGTGATCAGCAAGTACCAGACCCACGTAGGAACAAGCGGAAACCCCTTGGATTTGGATATTCAGCCAG GAAATCCCCATTGTACGACAACTGCTTCCTTCATGCACCTGATGGCCAGCCGCTCTGCACGTGTGACAAGAAAAAGGCTAAATGGTACCTTGACAAAGGAATAGGAG AGCTGGTCAGTGAGGAGCCCTTCATCGTGCGTTTGCTGTTCGAGCCCTCAGGTCGCCCTGACTCTCAGAAAGATTATTACCTCACAGCCAAAGAAAATCTCTGTGTGGTATGTGGAAAAGCCGAGTCCTATATCAG AAAGAACATCGTTCCACATGAGTACAGGCGCCATTTTCCCACTGAGATGAAGGACCACAACTCCCATGACATCCTGCTGCTGTGCACTTCCTGCCATGCGGCGTCTAACGTGTACGACGGCTTCCTAAAGCAACAACTAGCAGACGAGTTCTCTGCCCCGCAGGGCTGTGAGGAGGGTGTAAAGATGCTGGAGGACTCGGATCGGCGGCGAGTGCGTTCAGCTGCCCGTGCCCTTCTCAGTGCCAATGACAGCATGCCTGCTACCAGACGAGAAGAGCTCCTGTCAGTCGTTCATGCGTACTTCTCCAATGAAGGTGACGAGGAGGAAGACGACAGCCTCACCGAGGGAAGGCTGCACACAGCAGCTAACCTGGAGACAAG gatctTTAATGAGAGCTATGTGCCACATGGGCTGAAGGTGGTACAGGTGTATGCTGAGCGTGGACTGCGTGGTCTGATTGAGTTGGAGCGACGCTGGCGTCAGCACTTCCTGTCCAGCATGCAGCCCAAATTTCTACCTCCACTGTGGTCTGTCAACCATAACCACGAGAAATACTTGCGCAAGTATGGAGAGAACCTGCTCGTTACTCTGACCTGA
- the exd2 gene encoding exonuclease 3'-5' domain-containing protein 2 isoform X1 produces the protein MLVRVLRFVCYYTSYSASSSSGEALSCNAHGAAAHYEMSRQSTFTAAVATLLGATLGGLFLWRSIYAQKRKALKVPKDTRQLPVERLGPLELSSTAVHHSQDLTPLSLPQTPKCVPVPSIEKLLEVPAVVVSSTDEFEKHWPLFQKDLAVFPVLGLDCEWVKSMRVSIKGKACAVSLLQMATYSGRCMLVRLLPFRDTQLPLPNGLVQVLRDARVLKVGVGCYEDGKRLASDHGLALVCTVDLRYLALRQRNAVLNNGLSLKSLAADLLNVSLDKSLELRCSNWEAENLSWEQMSYAARDAQISVSLFLYLLGLYSEPCLLSENETDFSKLAGHCQGLVDVPFKWRSEGDEGERRRRCRRSTVDSPESGDQQVPDPRRNKRKPLGFGYSARKSPLYDNCFLHAPDGQPLCTCDKKKAKWYLDKGIGELVSEEPFIVRLLFEPSGRPDSQKDYYLTAKENLCVVCGKAESYIRKNIVPHEYRRHFPTEMKDHNSHDILLLCTSCHAASNVYDGFLKQQLADEFSAPQGCEEGVKMLEDSDRRRVRSAARALLSANDSMPATRREELLSVVHAYFSNEGDEEEDDSLTEGRLHTAANLETRIFNESYVPHGLKVVQVYAERGLRGLIELERRWRQHFLSSMQPKFLPPLWSVNHNHEKYLRKYGENLLVTLT, from the exons ATGCTAGTCCGTGTTCTACGGTTTGTCTGTTATTACACCAGTTATAGCGCAAGTAGTTCAAGTGGAGAAGCGCTGAGCTGTAACGCACAC GGAGCTGCTGCACATTACGAGATGTCCAGACAGAGCACTTTCACTGCAGCAGTGGCAACCTTGTTAGGAGCCACTCTTGGAGGACTGTTCCTGTGGCGTAGTATATATGCACAAAAGAGAAAAGCTCTCAAAGTCCCAAAGGACACTCGTCAGTTGCCTGTGGAGCGCCTCGGACCTCTGGAATTGAGCAGCACTGCTGTTCACCATTCACAAGACCTCACACCACTATCACTACCACAGACTCCAAAATGTGTGCCAGTTCCATCCATTGAGAAGTTATTGGAGGTTCCAGCGGTCGTGGTGAGCTCAACAGATGAGTTTGAAAAACACTGGCCTTTGTTCCAGAAGGATCTGGCTGTCTTCCCTGTGCTGGGTTTGGACTGTGAATGGGTAAAGAGCATGCGT GTGTCCATCAAAGGCAAAGCATGTGCCGTGTCTTTGCTCCAGATGGCTACGTACTCAGGCCGCTGTATGCTGGTAAGATTGCTGCCTTTTCGTGACACCCAGCTGCCTCTTCCTAATGGTTTGGTACAGGTGCTGAGAGACGCTCGTGTGCTAAAGGTGGGCGTTGGCTGCTATGAAGATGGCAAGCGCCTGGCCAGTGACCACGGCCTGGCCCTTGTTTGCACAGTGGACTTGCGCTACTTGGCACTTAGACAAAG GAATGCAGTGCTGAATAATGGGCTGAGTTTAAAGTCCCTGGCTGCAGACCTGCTTAATGTCTCTCTGGATAAATCTCTGGAGCTGCGCTGTAGTAACTGGGAAGCTGAAAACCTGAGTTGGGAGCAG ATGTCGTATGCAGCTCGTGATGCCCAGATTTcagtctctctgtttctctaccTGTTGGGACTCTACTCTGAGCCATGCCTGCTGAGTGAGAATGAGACAGACTTCTCAAAGCTGGCTGGTCACTGCCAGGGCCTGGTGGATGTGCCCTTTAAGTGGCGCAGTGAAGGGGACGAGGGGGAACGTAGACGCCGGTGTCGCAGATCTACTGTCGATAGTCCTGAGTCTGGTGATCAGCAAGTACCAGACCCACGTAGGAACAAGCGGAAACCCCTTGGATTTGGATATTCAGCCAG GAAATCCCCATTGTACGACAACTGCTTCCTTCATGCACCTGATGGCCAGCCGCTCTGCACGTGTGACAAGAAAAAGGCTAAATGGTACCTTGACAAAGGAATAGGAG AGCTGGTCAGTGAGGAGCCCTTCATCGTGCGTTTGCTGTTCGAGCCCTCAGGTCGCCCTGACTCTCAGAAAGATTATTACCTCACAGCCAAAGAAAATCTCTGTGTGGTATGTGGAAAAGCCGAGTCCTATATCAG AAAGAACATCGTTCCACATGAGTACAGGCGCCATTTTCCCACTGAGATGAAGGACCACAACTCCCATGACATCCTGCTGCTGTGCACTTCCTGCCATGCGGCGTCTAACGTGTACGACGGCTTCCTAAAGCAACAACTAGCAGACGAGTTCTCTGCCCCGCAGGGCTGTGAGGAGGGTGTAAAGATGCTGGAGGACTCGGATCGGCGGCGAGTGCGTTCAGCTGCCCGTGCCCTTCTCAGTGCCAATGACAGCATGCCTGCTACCAGACGAGAAGAGCTCCTGTCAGTCGTTCATGCGTACTTCTCCAATGAAGGTGACGAGGAGGAAGACGACAGCCTCACCGAGGGAAGGCTGCACACAGCAGCTAACCTGGAGACAAG gatctTTAATGAGAGCTATGTGCCACATGGGCTGAAGGTGGTACAGGTGTATGCTGAGCGTGGACTGCGTGGTCTGATTGAGTTGGAGCGACGCTGGCGTCAGCACTTCCTGTCCAGCATGCAGCCCAAATTTCTACCTCCACTGTGGTCTGTCAACCATAACCACGAGAAATACTTGCGCAAGTATGGAGAGAACCTGCTCGTTACTCTGACCTGA
- the exd2 gene encoding exonuclease 3'-5' domain-containing protein 2 isoform X3, with protein sequence MSRQSTFTAAVATLLGATLGGLFLWRSIYAQKRKALKVPKDTRQLPVERLGPLELSSTAVHHSQDLTPLSLPQTPKCVPVPSIEKLLEVPAVVVSSTDEFEKHWPLFQKDLAVFPVLGLDCEWVKSMRVSIKGKACAVSLLQMATYSGRCMLVRLLPFRDTQLPLPNGLVQVLRDARVLKVGVGCYEDGKRLASDHGLALVCTVDLRYLALRQRNAVLNNGLSLKSLAADLLNVSLDKSLELRCSNWEAENLSWEQMSYAARDAQISVSLFLYLLGLYSEPCLLSENETDFSKLAGHCQGLVDVPFKWRSEGDEGERRRRCRRSTVDSPESGDQQVPDPRRNKRKPLGFGYSARKSPLYDNCFLHAPDGQPLCTCDKKKAKWYLDKGIGELVSEEPFIVRLLFEPSGRPDSQKDYYLTAKENLCVVCGKAESYIRKNIVPHEYRRHFPTEMKDHNSHDILLLCTSCHAASNVYDGFLKQQLADEFSAPQGCEEGVKMLEDSDRRRVRSAARALLSANDSMPATRREELLSVVHAYFSNEGDEEEDDSLTEGRLHTAANLETRIFNESYVPHGLKVVQVYAERGLRGLIELERRWRQHFLSSMQPKFLPPLWSVNHNHEKYLRKYGENLLVTLT encoded by the exons ATGTCCAGACAGAGCACTTTCACTGCAGCAGTGGCAACCTTGTTAGGAGCCACTCTTGGAGGACTGTTCCTGTGGCGTAGTATATATGCACAAAAGAGAAAAGCTCTCAAAGTCCCAAAGGACACTCGTCAGTTGCCTGTGGAGCGCCTCGGACCTCTGGAATTGAGCAGCACTGCTGTTCACCATTCACAAGACCTCACACCACTATCACTACCACAGACTCCAAAATGTGTGCCAGTTCCATCCATTGAGAAGTTATTGGAGGTTCCAGCGGTCGTGGTGAGCTCAACAGATGAGTTTGAAAAACACTGGCCTTTGTTCCAGAAGGATCTGGCTGTCTTCCCTGTGCTGGGTTTGGACTGTGAATGGGTAAAGAGCATGCGT GTGTCCATCAAAGGCAAAGCATGTGCCGTGTCTTTGCTCCAGATGGCTACGTACTCAGGCCGCTGTATGCTGGTAAGATTGCTGCCTTTTCGTGACACCCAGCTGCCTCTTCCTAATGGTTTGGTACAGGTGCTGAGAGACGCTCGTGTGCTAAAGGTGGGCGTTGGCTGCTATGAAGATGGCAAGCGCCTGGCCAGTGACCACGGCCTGGCCCTTGTTTGCACAGTGGACTTGCGCTACTTGGCACTTAGACAAAG GAATGCAGTGCTGAATAATGGGCTGAGTTTAAAGTCCCTGGCTGCAGACCTGCTTAATGTCTCTCTGGATAAATCTCTGGAGCTGCGCTGTAGTAACTGGGAAGCTGAAAACCTGAGTTGGGAGCAG ATGTCGTATGCAGCTCGTGATGCCCAGATTTcagtctctctgtttctctaccTGTTGGGACTCTACTCTGAGCCATGCCTGCTGAGTGAGAATGAGACAGACTTCTCAAAGCTGGCTGGTCACTGCCAGGGCCTGGTGGATGTGCCCTTTAAGTGGCGCAGTGAAGGGGACGAGGGGGAACGTAGACGCCGGTGTCGCAGATCTACTGTCGATAGTCCTGAGTCTGGTGATCAGCAAGTACCAGACCCACGTAGGAACAAGCGGAAACCCCTTGGATTTGGATATTCAGCCAG GAAATCCCCATTGTACGACAACTGCTTCCTTCATGCACCTGATGGCCAGCCGCTCTGCACGTGTGACAAGAAAAAGGCTAAATGGTACCTTGACAAAGGAATAGGAG AGCTGGTCAGTGAGGAGCCCTTCATCGTGCGTTTGCTGTTCGAGCCCTCAGGTCGCCCTGACTCTCAGAAAGATTATTACCTCACAGCCAAAGAAAATCTCTGTGTGGTATGTGGAAAAGCCGAGTCCTATATCAG AAAGAACATCGTTCCACATGAGTACAGGCGCCATTTTCCCACTGAGATGAAGGACCACAACTCCCATGACATCCTGCTGCTGTGCACTTCCTGCCATGCGGCGTCTAACGTGTACGACGGCTTCCTAAAGCAACAACTAGCAGACGAGTTCTCTGCCCCGCAGGGCTGTGAGGAGGGTGTAAAGATGCTGGAGGACTCGGATCGGCGGCGAGTGCGTTCAGCTGCCCGTGCCCTTCTCAGTGCCAATGACAGCATGCCTGCTACCAGACGAGAAGAGCTCCTGTCAGTCGTTCATGCGTACTTCTCCAATGAAGGTGACGAGGAGGAAGACGACAGCCTCACCGAGGGAAGGCTGCACACAGCAGCTAACCTGGAGACAAG gatctTTAATGAGAGCTATGTGCCACATGGGCTGAAGGTGGTACAGGTGTATGCTGAGCGTGGACTGCGTGGTCTGATTGAGTTGGAGCGACGCTGGCGTCAGCACTTCCTGTCCAGCATGCAGCCCAAATTTCTACCTCCACTGTGGTCTGTCAACCATAACCACGAGAAATACTTGCGCAAGTATGGAGAGAACCTGCTCGTTACTCTGACCTGA